The genomic DNA AAGGGCACTTAATTATCCTTTATACCTCACAATCAGTGTACTTTTTCATCATAGCTTCGCCGATATTATGCACGTCCATTGAGTCAAGTGTACTGATTAAAAATGgtaatatttccaaaaaattcaggaCATTCTGAGAGATAAAAACGGTTAGAGTTCTAACAGGTCGAAATTCCATTCGAGAATCTTACTAATGATACACTTACCCTCCCAACAAACTATCAAGATAAGGTATAACTGAATTCCAGGATAGAGgaagtatataattataaaaaagtgaaatttgttTGCTAAACGTATTAACTGCATATAATTTCTACATAAAATAATCCAAACTTAACAAAGATAGAGATCGTATGTTCATACAGAATCCTTATATCACATGCCCGTGTAGGTTCTGATCCAGTCTCGATAAACAGCAGTGCGAGTATAGACTCCAGGAAAATCGCGACGGGCGCAACCATTGCCCCAAGAGACGATGCCGACGAGAATTCCATTGCTAACAAGAGGGCCTCCAGAATCTCCTTGACAGGCATCACTGCCTCCAGTGAGGTAGCCGGCGCAGAGCATGTTGCTGGTGATCTTGCCGTTGTAGAGGTTGTTGCAAGTGACCGAAGTAACAAGTGGCACCGAGACCTGTTGCAAGAATATGGGTACGTGTGTGGAGCCTTCCCTCGTGGTTCCCCATCCTGAGACCATGGCGTTAACACCAGCAAAGACTCTCTGTCCCTGGTAGGGAAGAGGTATAACCTGCACGGTGTTGCTCAGGATGAAAGCACCTTTGGCTCTGATAAGACTGATGTCGTTGTCCATGGTCATCGCGTTGTATTTGGGGTGGTTGATCGTCAGGAAAACATCGCGGACTTGTCCACTGGACAGACGGTTTGCTGTTCCAGCAAGG from Diprion similis isolate iyDipSimi1 chromosome 2, iyDipSimi1.1, whole genome shotgun sequence includes the following:
- the LOC124415938 gene encoding trypsin-like, coding for MFRFLTLLLALSAVAYGEKNESAAYDDGRVAGGLAASIEEFPYQLSLRWRNEHFCGASLISSTWAVSAAHCTIDRRTSDLSLLAGTANRLSSGQVRDVFLTINHPKYNAMTMDNDISLIRAKGAFILSNTVQVIPLPYQGQRVFAGVNAMVSGWGTTREGSTHVPIFLQQVSVPLVTSVTCNNLYNGKITSNMLCAGYLTGGSDACQGDSGGPLVSNGILVGIVSWGNGCARRDFPGVYTRTAVYRDWIRTYTGM